A window of Hymenobacter aerilatus contains these coding sequences:
- a CDS encoding glycosyltransferase family 2 protein: MYYPYPTCLVNEFLPSAVLPVVSVIIPCYNQAHFLGKALASVQQQSYPAVEIVLVDDGSTDATRAVALAHAPALRYVYQDNQGLSAARNTGIRHSTGTYLVFLDADDWLYPQALALNVAYLQQNPHAAFVSGAFMCVFTGENIISLVKRTIDADHYLHLLRGNYLGMPAVALYQRWVFDDFLYDTELNICSDYDLCLRVARHHPVLHHTQPVAAYRQHTTNMSGNVVPMLNAVLQTLYQHKSQLRTPAEKRAYRDGIRQWKKYYATNVYNRLRARQLALSVPVVQTLLKHHPASLLKFFIATIYRPTLAPSPHS, translated from the coding sequence TTGTATTATCCCTACCCTACCTGCTTGGTGAATGAGTTCCTACCTTCCGCCGTGTTGCCTGTGGTTTCGGTGATAATCCCGTGCTACAACCAGGCGCACTTTCTGGGCAAAGCCCTGGCCAGCGTGCAGCAGCAAAGCTACCCCGCCGTCGAGATTGTGCTCGTCGACGACGGCTCCACCGACGCCACCCGCGCCGTGGCCCTGGCCCACGCGCCGGCCCTGCGCTACGTCTACCAAGACAACCAGGGCCTGTCGGCGGCACGCAACACGGGCATACGCCACAGCACGGGCACGTACCTGGTCTTTCTCGATGCCGACGACTGGCTCTACCCCCAGGCCCTGGCCCTGAACGTGGCCTACCTGCAACAAAATCCCCACGCTGCCTTCGTCTCCGGTGCATTTATGTGCGTGTTCACAGGCGAAAACATCATCAGTTTAGTGAAGCGCACCATCGACGCCGACCACTACCTACATCTGCTGCGCGGCAACTACCTGGGTATGCCCGCCGTGGCGCTTTACCAACGATGGGTGTTCGATGATTTTCTGTACGACACGGAGCTGAATATTTGCAGCGACTACGATTTATGCTTGCGCGTGGCGCGGCATCATCCTGTATTGCACCACACACAGCCCGTAGCCGCGTATCGCCAGCACACCACCAATATGTCGGGCAATGTTGTTCCGATGCTGAACGCCGTGCTGCAAACGCTATATCAGCATAAATCCCAGCTACGCACGCCGGCAGAGAAGCGCGCTTATCGAGACGGCATTCGACAGTGGAAAAAATACTATGCTACTAATGTATATAACCGGTTGCGCGCCCGGCAACTGGCTCTATCGGTTCCTGTAGTGCAAACTTTGCTAAAGCATCATCCTGCCTCCCTATTAAAGTTTTTTATTGCTACCATCTACCGGCCCACGCTAGCACCCAGTCCACACAGCTAG
- a CDS encoding ABC transporter ATP-binding protein, with product MYRLGAIGTGYFLQDIQRWWTTNIRKKHDPFFGIDANNPTSSRNGLWALHDVSFEVKRGEVLGIVGRNGAGKSTLLKIISRIIRPTQGVIRGKGRVSSLLEVGTGFNLELTGRENIFLSGYILGMTKAEIRSKFDEIVAFANLEQFLDTPVKRYSSGMYVRLAFAVAAHLEPDILILDEVLAVGDAEFQKKCLGKMNEVSRNEGRTILFVSHNLQAILNICDTGLWLEKGKVKQLGAISQVANSYLTDAQQFKFSQQWQTPNEGPGNELIRFKKVELVPQLPHPDAPLDIRTPLTVKFQFWNLSGEAHLSTNLVLFSYGGECIFDLASPNVLCQEGVVEGECTIPGNFLNDGSYFISLYVVKDTATPLYTYEECLSFDLEDYRGDIRWYGKWWGAVRPIFPFRLAQAEPVLY from the coding sequence TTGTACCGACTTGGCGCAATCGGTACAGGCTATTTTCTACAGGACATCCAGCGCTGGTGGACGACTAACATACGCAAGAAGCACGACCCGTTTTTTGGTATCGATGCCAACAACCCTACTTCCAGCCGCAATGGTCTATGGGCGCTGCACGATGTTTCGTTTGAGGTGAAGCGAGGCGAAGTGCTCGGTATAGTGGGGCGCAACGGGGCCGGCAAATCCACGCTGCTCAAGATTATTTCGCGCATCATTCGACCCACGCAGGGTGTTATTCGGGGTAAGGGGAGGGTGAGCAGCCTGCTGGAGGTAGGCACGGGCTTCAACCTGGAGCTGACGGGGCGGGAGAATATTTTCCTCAGTGGCTACATACTGGGCATGACGAAGGCAGAAATCCGCTCTAAGTTTGATGAGATAGTGGCCTTTGCTAACCTGGAACAGTTTCTGGATACACCCGTAAAACGCTATTCTTCAGGTATGTATGTGCGTCTGGCGTTTGCCGTGGCTGCCCACCTCGAACCCGATATTCTGATTCTGGATGAGGTGCTGGCCGTAGGCGACGCTGAGTTTCAGAAGAAGTGCCTGGGAAAAATGAATGAGGTGTCCCGCAACGAAGGCCGCACGATTCTCTTTGTGAGCCACAATCTGCAAGCCATTCTCAACATCTGCGACACGGGGCTGTGGTTGGAGAAAGGCAAAGTGAAGCAACTGGGGGCCATTTCCCAGGTAGCCAATAGCTACCTGACCGATGCCCAGCAGTTTAAATTCAGCCAGCAGTGGCAAACACCCAACGAGGGCCCTGGCAATGAGCTCATCCGCTTCAAGAAGGTAGAGCTGGTGCCCCAACTGCCACACCCGGATGCCCCGCTGGATATCCGCACTCCTCTTACCGTGAAGTTTCAGTTTTGGAACCTCAGCGGTGAGGCGCACCTCAGCACCAATCTGGTGCTGTTCTCCTACGGGGGCGAATGCATTTTCGACCTGGCCTCGCCCAATGTTCTGTGTCAGGAGGGCGTGGTGGAGGGCGAATGCACCATTCCTGGCAACTTCCTGAACGACGGCTCCTACTTCATCTCGCTCTACGTGGTGAAAGACACGGCTACCCCGCTCTACACCTATGAGGAGTGCTTGTCGTTCGATCTGGAAGACTACCGGGGCGATATTCGCTGGTATGGCAAGTGGTGGGGAGCCGTGCGGCCCATTTTCCCGTTCCGTCTGGCGCAGGCTGAACCTGTGCTCTATTAG
- a CDS encoding ABC transporter permease — translation MSTKTNTKWDWEISGKSSWWGNSFKELWLYRHLAIGFVRRDFLLIYQQTVLGPLWVLLQPILTLFTYVLVFGKVVGISTGGLPPVLFYLAGIVLWNLFNDTFLGIASTFRENAQLFSKVYFPRLIVPFARLSGYLLHFSIQFGLLLLVLLYYLIFQSITLPPVSDLVLVPVCIVLTGLLSLGLGLLFSIITAKYRDISYIISMVIRLFMFLTPVIYPVSYVSEKWRWLVELNPLTPLFELFRLALLGEGLITITQFVYSSIFTLAVLFISLLIFNKQSDKLIDII, via the coding sequence ATGTCCACAAAAACCAATACTAAGTGGGATTGGGAAATCAGCGGTAAGAGTAGCTGGTGGGGAAACAGTTTCAAGGAGTTGTGGCTGTATCGGCACTTGGCCATAGGATTTGTACGCCGGGATTTCTTGCTGATTTATCAGCAAACCGTGTTGGGGCCACTGTGGGTACTGCTGCAGCCTATTCTTACCCTGTTCACGTATGTGCTGGTTTTTGGTAAGGTAGTCGGTATTTCTACGGGCGGGCTGCCACCAGTGCTCTTCTACTTAGCAGGTATTGTGCTCTGGAATTTATTTAATGACACCTTTTTGGGAATCGCCTCCACATTCCGGGAGAATGCCCAATTGTTCAGCAAAGTGTATTTTCCGCGGCTGATTGTACCCTTTGCACGTCTGAGTGGGTACCTATTGCATTTTAGTATTCAGTTTGGGCTACTTCTATTGGTATTGCTTTATTATTTAATTTTTCAATCTATTACCCTACCCCCTGTAAGCGACTTAGTACTGGTACCGGTTTGCATTGTCCTGACCGGGCTCTTAAGTCTTGGACTTGGCCTGCTGTTTTCTATCATAACTGCCAAGTATCGGGACATCAGCTATATCATTAGCATGGTTATTCGTTTATTCATGTTCCTGACTCCTGTTATTTATCCAGTAAGTTACGTCTCCGAAAAATGGCGCTGGTTGGTCGAATTAAATCCATTGACTCCCCTTTTTGAGTTATTTCGTTTGGCTTTACTCGGAGAGGGATTGATTACAATTACACAGTTTGTGTACAGCAGCATTTTTACGCTTGCAGTGCTTTTTATTTCTCTACTTATTTTCAATAAACAAAGCGATAAGCTTATCGACATTATTTAA
- a CDS encoding glycosyltransferase family 2 protein: MDNHTFLSEHNNDRIPSHPPRIAPVSSEVKRFQWSVMIPVYNCIDYLPHTINSVLAQDMGQDAMQIEVIDDCSSDGNVEELVYQLSKGRIKYYRHSKNVGSLRNFETCITRAQGNWVHILHGDDVIKPNFYQEIHSLFTLFPEAGAAFTNSHFIDEKGEVLCDKVPLSKEPRILTDFLFDNAKYQHLDPPCIVVKRKVYEQIGSFYAVQYGEDWEMWTRIAANFPVAYSPKCLAAYRALQNENITSKAFASCRNITDTIKVIDIIQSYLPDDKKHECKQVALDRASIYIAHMANSIYLNDKHTAFLQLKGALGISRNSKTIYLAAKLYFKHIINYRFINKHIINKKKVAHKLRILKHTFFNKATSL; the protein is encoded by the coding sequence ATGGATAATCATACGTTTTTGTCCGAGCACAACAACGACCGCATTCCTTCGCATCCCCCCCGCATAGCACCCGTAAGCAGTGAGGTGAAGCGTTTCCAATGGTCGGTTATGATTCCTGTGTACAATTGTATCGACTACTTACCTCATACAATTAACAGCGTGCTTGCCCAGGACATGGGACAAGATGCTATGCAAATCGAGGTAATTGACGATTGTAGCAGTGATGGGAACGTAGAGGAGTTGGTATATCAATTATCGAAAGGCAGAATTAAGTACTATCGACATAGTAAAAACGTTGGAAGCTTACGAAACTTCGAAACGTGTATTACTAGAGCGCAAGGTAATTGGGTACATATTTTACACGGGGATGATGTAATTAAGCCCAATTTCTATCAGGAAATACATTCTTTGTTTACTCTTTTTCCCGAAGCAGGTGCAGCCTTTACCAATAGCCACTTTATAGATGAGAAAGGAGAGGTATTGTGTGATAAAGTTCCTCTGTCTAAAGAGCCACGCATTTTAACCGATTTTCTATTTGACAATGCTAAATATCAACATCTCGATCCTCCTTGCATTGTAGTAAAGAGGAAAGTATATGAGCAGATAGGAAGCTTCTACGCCGTACAATATGGTGAAGATTGGGAAATGTGGACGAGAATTGCCGCAAACTTTCCAGTAGCGTATTCGCCAAAATGCTTGGCCGCCTACCGTGCGTTACAAAACGAGAACATCACATCAAAAGCATTTGCGTCTTGTAGAAATATTACAGACACAATTAAAGTAATTGATATTATACAATCTTATTTGCCTGATGACAAGAAGCATGAGTGCAAGCAAGTAGCGCTGGATCGAGCTTCAATTTATATCGCCCATATGGCTAATAGTATATATTTAAATGATAAGCATACTGCTTTTCTCCAATTAAAAGGCGCATTAGGAATAAGCAGAAACTCAAAAACTATATATTTGGCAGCTAAATTATATTTTAAACATATTATTAATTATAGATTCATAAATAAACATATAATTAACAAGAAGAAAGTAGCGCACAAGCTTAGAATATTAAAACATACCTTCTTCAATAAAGCTACATCACTTTAG